A single region of the Terriglobales bacterium genome encodes:
- the lipB gene encoding lipoyl(octanoyl) transferase LipB produces the protein MVISIVQLGRVDYATATRLQQTLVDLRKQRRITDTLLLLEHPPVITLGRNATRKNITASDEQMRRAGVEIFECDRGGDVTYHGPGQLVGYPIFDLRDRLRRMGAVDYVRHLEEALIRTCADFGVAARRVKGLTGVWTFEGEAKIAAIGVHISRGVTSHGFALNVTTDLDHFQLIVPCGIADKPVTSLHKAIAELDPGRAVPGIDDVATVVVRNFGKVFESQVLWVDTLDALVGRAVGVPLQEPAGLKALHGNDTSLA, from the coding sequence GTGGTCATCAGCATCGTCCAACTCGGCCGGGTCGATTACGCCACCGCTACCCGCTTGCAACAGACGCTGGTGGACCTGCGCAAGCAGCGGCGGATCACCGACACGCTGCTGCTGCTGGAGCATCCGCCTGTGATCACGCTGGGGCGCAACGCCACCCGCAAGAACATCACCGCATCGGATGAGCAGATGCGGCGCGCCGGCGTCGAGATCTTTGAATGCGACCGTGGAGGCGACGTGACCTACCACGGGCCGGGACAGCTCGTCGGCTATCCCATCTTCGACCTGCGCGACCGGCTTCGGCGCATGGGCGCTGTGGATTACGTGCGCCACCTGGAAGAGGCGCTGATCCGCACCTGCGCTGACTTCGGCGTCGCCGCCAGGCGGGTCAAGGGACTGACCGGTGTGTGGACCTTCGAAGGCGAGGCGAAGATCGCCGCCATTGGGGTGCACATCTCACGCGGAGTCACCTCCCATGGATTCGCGCTGAATGTGACCACCGACCTCGACCACTTCCAGCTGATCGTGCCCTGCGGCATCGCCGACAAGCCCGTGACTTCGCTGCACAAGGCGATCGCGGAACTCGATCCCGGGCGGGCCGTGCCAGGCATCGACGACGTCGCCACGGTCGTGGTCCGCAATTTCGGCAAGGTATTTGAATCTCAGGTGCTGTGGGTGGATACTCTCGACGCGCTGGTGGGACGGGCGGTGGGAGTCCCGCTGCAGGAGCCCGCGGGACTCAAGGCGCTGCACGGCAACGACACTTCCCTGGCCTAG